The following coding sequences are from one Loxodonta africana isolate mLoxAfr1 chromosome 18, mLoxAfr1.hap2, whole genome shotgun sequence window:
- the LOC100670818 gene encoding keratin-associated protein 4-11-like isoform X7, whose protein sequence is MVNSCCGSVCSDQGCGQDLCQETCCHPSCCQTTCCSPSCSVSSCCRPQCCQPTCCISSCCGPSCCGSSSCGSSCCQTTCCRTTSCRPSCCVSSCCRPSCCVSSCCRPSCSVSSCCRPQCCQPTCCQPTCCISSCCRPSCCGSSSCGSSCCRPCCCFRPVSGQVSCHTTCYRPTCVISTCPRPTCCASSCC, encoded by the exons ATGGTCAACTCCTGTTGTGGCTCCGTCTGCTCTGACCAGGGCTGTGGCCAAGATCTCTGCCAGGAGACTTGCTGCCACCCCAGCTGCTGCCAGACCACCTGCTGCA GCCCTAGCTGCTCTGTGTCCAGCTGCTGCAGACCCCAGTGCTGCCAGCCCACCTGCTGCATCTCCAGCTGTTGCGGCCCCTCCTGCTGTGGTTCTAGCTCCTGTGGCTCCAGCTGCTGCCAGACCACCTGCTGCAGGACCACCTCCTGCCGCCCCAGCTGCTGTGTGTCCAGCTGCTGCAGGCCCAGCTGCTGTGTGTCCAGCTGCTGCCGCCCTAGCTGCTCTGTGTCCAGCTGCTGCAGACCCCAGTGCTGCCAGCCAACCTGCTGCCAACCCACCTGCTGCATCTCCAGCTGTTGCCGCCCCTCCTGCTGTGGTTCTAGCTCCTGTGGCTCCAGCTGCTGCCGCCCCTGCTGCTGCTTCCGCCCAGTCTCTGGCCAAGTCTCCTGCCACACCACTTGCTATCGCCCAACCTGTGTCATCTCCACCTGCCCCCGTCCCACCTGCTGTGCCTCTTCCTGCTGCTGA
- the LOC100670818 gene encoding keratin-associated protein 4-11-like isoform X5, with the protein MVNSCCGSVCSDQGCGQDLCQETCCHPSCCQTTCCRTNCCRPSCCVCCRPSCSVSSCCRPQCCQPTCCISSCCGPSCCGSSSCGSSCCQTTCCRTTSCRPSCCVSSCCRPSCCVSSCCRPSCSVSSCCRPQCCQPTCCQPTCCISSCCRPSCCGSSSCGSSCCRPCCCFRPVSGQVSCHTTCYRPTCVISTCPRPTCCASSCC; encoded by the exons ATGGTCAACTCCTGTTGTGGCTCCGTCTGCTCTGACCAGGGCTGTGGCCAAGATCTCTGCCAGGAGACTTGCTGCCACCCCAGCTGCTGCCAGACCACCTGCTGCAGGACCAACTGCTGCCGCCCTAGCTGCTGTGT CTGCTGCCGCCCTAGCTGCTCTGTGTCCAGCTGCTGCAGACCCCAGTGCTGCCAGCCCACCTGCTGCATCTCCAGCTGTTGCGGCCCCTCCTGCTGTGGTTCTAGCTCCTGTGGCTCCAGCTGCTGCCAGACCACCTGCTGCAGGACCACCTCCTGCCGCCCCAGCTGCTGTGTGTCCAGCTGCTGCAGGCCCAGCTGCTGTGTGTCCAGCTGCTGCCGCCCTAGCTGCTCTGTGTCCAGCTGCTGCAGACCCCAGTGCTGCCAGCCAACCTGCTGCCAACCCACCTGCTGCATCTCCAGCTGTTGCCGCCCCTCCTGCTGTGGTTCTAGCTCCTGTGGCTCCAGCTGCTGCCGCCCCTGCTGCTGCTTCCGCCCAGTCTCTGGCCAAGTCTCCTGCCACACCACTTGCTATCGCCCAACCTGTGTCATCTCCACCTGCCCCCGTCCCACCTGCTGTGCCTCTTCCTGCTGCTGA
- the LOC100670818 gene encoding keratin-associated protein 4-9-like isoform X6 gives MVNSCCGSVCSDQGCGQDLCQETCCHPSCCQTTCCRTNCCRPSCCVCSVSSCCRPQCCQPTCCISSCCGPSCCGSSSCGSSCCQTTCCRTTSCRPSCCVSSCCRPSCCVSSCCRPSCSVSSCCRPQCCQPTCCQPTCCISSCCRPSCCGSSSCGSSCCRPCCCFRPVSGQVSCHTTCYRPTCVISTCPRPTCCASSCC, from the exons ATGGTCAACTCCTGTTGTGGCTCCGTCTGCTCTGACCAGGGCTGTGGCCAAGATCTCTGCCAGGAGACTTGCTGCCACCCCAGCTGCTGCCAGACCACCTGCTGCAGGACCAACTGCTGCCGCCCTAGCTGCTGTGT CTGCTCTGTGTCCAGCTGCTGCAGACCCCAGTGCTGCCAGCCCACCTGCTGCATCTCCAGCTGTTGCGGCCCCTCCTGCTGTGGTTCTAGCTCCTGTGGCTCCAGCTGCTGCCAGACCACCTGCTGCAGGACCACCTCCTGCCGCCCCAGCTGCTGTGTGTCCAGCTGCTGCAGGCCCAGCTGCTGTGTGTCCAGCTGCTGCCGCCCTAGCTGCTCTGTGTCCAGCTGCTGCAGACCCCAGTGCTGCCAGCCAACCTGCTGCCAACCCACCTGCTGCATCTCCAGCTGTTGCCGCCCCTCCTGCTGTGGTTCTAGCTCCTGTGGCTCCAGCTGCTGCCGCCCCTGCTGCTGCTTCCGCCCAGTCTCTGGCCAAGTCTCCTGCCACACCACTTGCTATCGCCCAACCTGTGTCATCTCCACCTGCCCCCGTCCCACCTGCTGTGCCTCTTCCTGCTGCTGA
- the LOC100670818 gene encoding keratin-associated protein 4-9-like isoform X4 → MVNSCCGSVCSDQGCGQDLCQETCCHPSCCQTTCCRTNCCRPSCCVSSCCHPVSCQTTCRPSCCVSSCCRPSCRVSSCCRPSCSVSSCCRPQCCQTTSCRPSCCVSSCCRPSCCVSSCCRPSCSVSSCCRPQCCQPTCCQPTCCISSCCRPSCCGSSSCGSSCCRPCCCFRPVSGQVSCHTTCYRPTCVISTCPRPTCCASSCC, encoded by the exons ATGGTCAACTCCTGTTGTGGCTCCGTCTGCTCTGACCAGGGCTGTGGCCAAGATCTCTGCCAGGAGACTTGCTGCCACCCCAGCTGCTGCCAGACCACCTGCTGCAGGACCAACTGCTGCCGCCCTAGCTGCTGTGTGTCCAGCTGTTGCCACCCAGTCAGCTGCCAGACCACCTGCCGCCCCAGCTGCTGTGTGTCAAGCTGCTGCAGGCCCAGCTGCCGTGTATCTAGCTGCTGCCGCCCTAGCTGCTCTGTGTCCAGCTGCTGCAGACCCCAGTGCTGCCA GACCACCTCCTGCCGCCCCAGCTGCTGTGTGTCCAGCTGCTGCAGGCCCAGCTGCTGTGTGTCCAGCTGCTGCCGCCCTAGCTGCTCTGTGTCCAGCTGCTGCAGACCCCAGTGCTGCCAGCCAACCTGCTGCCAACCCACCTGCTGCATCTCCAGCTGTTGCCGCCCCTCCTGCTGTGGTTCTAGCTCCTGTGGCTCCAGCTGCTGCCGCCCCTGCTGCTGCTTCCGCCCAGTCTCTGGCCAAGTCTCCTGCCACACCACTTGCTATCGCCCAACCTGTGTCATCTCCACCTGCCCCCGTCCCACCTGCTGTGCCTCTTCCTGCTGCTGA
- the LOC100670818 gene encoding keratin-associated protein 4-9-like isoform X3, with the protein MVNSCCGSVCSDQGCGQDLCQETCCHPSCCQTTCCRTNCCRPSCCVSSCCHPVSCQTTCRPSCCVSSCCRPSCRVSSCCRPSCSVSSCCRPHCCQTTCCRTTSCRPSCCVSSCCRPSCCVSSCCRPSCSVSSCCRPQCCQPTCCQPTCCISSCCRPSCCGSSSCGSSCCRPCCCFRPVSGQVSCHTTCYRPTCVISTCPRPTCCASSCC; encoded by the exons ATGGTCAACTCCTGTTGTGGCTCCGTCTGCTCTGACCAGGGCTGTGGCCAAGATCTCTGCCAGGAGACTTGCTGCCACCCCAGCTGCTGCCAGACCACCTGCTGCAGGACCAACTGCTGCCGCCCTAGCTGCTGTGTGTCCAGCTGTTGCCACCCAGTCAGCTGCCAGACCACCTGCCGCCCCAGCTGCTGTGTGTCAAGCTGCTGCAGGCCCAGCTGCCGTGTATCTAGCTGCTGCCGCCCTAGCTGCTCTGTGTCCAGCTGCTGCAGACCCCA CTGCTGCCAGACCACCTGCTGCAGGACCACCTCCTGCCGCCCCAGCTGCTGTGTGTCCAGCTGCTGCAGGCCCAGCTGCTGTGTGTCCAGCTGCTGCCGCCCTAGCTGCTCTGTGTCCAGCTGCTGCAGACCCCAGTGCTGCCAGCCAACCTGCTGCCAACCCACCTGCTGCATCTCCAGCTGTTGCCGCCCCTCCTGCTGTGGTTCTAGCTCCTGTGGCTCCAGCTGCTGCCGCCCCTGCTGCTGCTTCCGCCCAGTCTCTGGCCAAGTCTCCTGCCACACCACTTGCTATCGCCCAACCTGTGTCATCTCCACCTGCCCCCGTCCCACCTGCTGTGCCTCTTCCTGCTGCTGA
- the LOC100670818 gene encoding keratin-associated protein 4-12-like isoform X2, whose amino-acid sequence MVNSCCGSVCSDQGCGQDLCQETCCHPSCCQTTCCRTNCCRPSCCVSSCCHPVSCQTTCRPSCCVSSCCRPSCRVSSCCRPSCSVSSCCRPQCCQPTCCISSCCGPSCCGSSSCGSSCCQTTCCRTTSCRPSCCVSSCCRPSCCVPQCCQPTCCQPTCCISSCCRPSCCGSSSCGSSCCRPCCCFRPVSGQVSCHTTCYRPTCVISTCPRPTCCASSCC is encoded by the exons ATGGTCAACTCCTGTTGTGGCTCCGTCTGCTCTGACCAGGGCTGTGGCCAAGATCTCTGCCAGGAGACTTGCTGCCACCCCAGCTGCTGCCAGACCACCTGCTGCAGGACCAACTGCTGCCGCCCTAGCTGCTGTGTGTCCAGCTGTTGCCACCCAGTCAGCTGCCAGACCACCTGCCGCCCCAGCTGCTGTGTGTCAAGCTGCTGCAGGCCCAGCTGCCGTGTATCTAGCTGCTGCCGCCCTAGCTGCTCTGTGTCCAGCTGCTGCAGACCCCAGTGCTGCCAGCCCACCTGCTGCATCTCCAGCTGTTGCGGCCCCTCCTGCTGTGGTTCTAGCTCCTGTGGCTCCAGCTGCTGCCAGACCACCTGCTGCAGGACCACCTCCTGCCGCCCCAGCTGCTGTGTGTCCAGCTGCTGCAGGCCCAGCTGCTGTGT ACCCCAGTGCTGCCAGCCAACCTGCTGCCAACCCACCTGCTGCATCTCCAGCTGTTGCCGCCCCTCCTGCTGTGGTTCTAGCTCCTGTGGCTCCAGCTGCTGCCGCCCCTGCTGCTGCTTCCGCCCAGTCTCTGGCCAAGTCTCCTGCCACACCACTTGCTATCGCCCAACCTGTGTCATCTCCACCTGCCCCCGTCCCACCTGCTGTGCCTCTTCCTGCTGCTGA
- the LOC100670818 gene encoding keratin-associated protein 4-11-like isoform X1, whose translation MVNSCCGSVCSDQGCGQDLCQETCCHPSCCQTTCCRTNCCRPSCCVSSCCHPVSCQTTCRPSCCVSSCCRPSCRVSSCCRPSCSVSSCCRPQCCQPTCCISSCCGPSCCGSSSCGSSCCQTTCCRTTSCRPSCCVSSCCRPSCCVSSCCRPSCSVSSCCRPQCCQPTCCQPTCCISSCCRPSCCGSSSCGSSCCRPCCCFRPVSGQVSCHTTCYRPTCVISTCPRPTCCASSCC comes from the coding sequence ATGGTCAACTCCTGTTGTGGCTCCGTCTGCTCTGACCAGGGCTGTGGCCAAGATCTCTGCCAGGAGACTTGCTGCCACCCCAGCTGCTGCCAGACCACCTGCTGCAGGACCAACTGCTGCCGCCCTAGCTGCTGTGTGTCCAGCTGTTGCCACCCAGTCAGCTGCCAGACCACCTGCCGCCCCAGCTGCTGTGTGTCAAGCTGCTGCAGGCCCAGCTGCCGTGTATCTAGCTGCTGCCGCCCTAGCTGCTCTGTGTCCAGCTGCTGCAGACCCCAGTGCTGCCAGCCCACCTGCTGCATCTCCAGCTGTTGCGGCCCCTCCTGCTGTGGTTCTAGCTCCTGTGGCTCCAGCTGCTGCCAGACCACCTGCTGCAGGACCACCTCCTGCCGCCCCAGCTGCTGTGTGTCCAGCTGCTGCAGGCCCAGCTGCTGTGTGTCCAGCTGCTGCCGCCCTAGCTGCTCTGTGTCCAGCTGCTGCAGACCCCAGTGCTGCCAGCCAACCTGCTGCCAACCCACCTGCTGCATCTCCAGCTGTTGCCGCCCCTCCTGCTGTGGTTCTAGCTCCTGTGGCTCCAGCTGCTGCCGCCCCTGCTGCTGCTTCCGCCCAGTCTCTGGCCAAGTCTCCTGCCACACCACTTGCTATCGCCCAACCTGTGTCATCTCCACCTGCCCCCGTCCCACCTGCTGTGCCTCTTCCTGCTGCTGA
- the LOC100671103 gene encoding keratin-associated protein 4-11-like isoform X2: protein MVNSCCGSVCSDQGCGQDLCQETCCHPSCCQTTCYRTTCCRPSCCVSSCCRPQCCQSVCCQPTCCRPNCCISSCCRPSCCISSCRPSCCVSSCCRPSCSVSSCYRPQCCQSTCCQPTCCQPSCCRPCCCFRPVSGQVSCHTTCYRPTCVISTCPRPTCCASSCC from the exons ATGGTCAACTCCTGTTGTGGCTCCGTCTGTTCTGACCAGGGCTGTGGCCAAGATCTCTGCCAGGAGACTTGCTGCCACCCCAGCTGCTGCCAGACCACCTGCTACAGGACCACCTGCTGCCGCCCTAGCTGCTGTGTGTCCAGCTGCTGCAGGCCACAGTGCTGCCAGTCCGTGTGCTGCCAGCCTACCTGCTGCAGGCCCAATTGCTGCATTTCTAGCTGCTGCCGCCCCAGTTGTTGCATTTCTAGCTGCCGCCCCAGCTGTTGTGTGTCCAGCTGTTGCAGGCCCAGCTGCTCTGTGTCCAGCTGCTACAGGCCCCAGTGCTGCCAGTCCACCTGCTGCCAGCCCACCTGCTGCCAAC CCAGCTGCTGCCGCCCCTGCTGCTGCTTCCGCCCAGTCTCTGGCCAAGTCTCCTGCCACACCACTTGCTATCGCCCAACCTGTGTCATCTCCACCTGCCCCCGTCCCACCTGCTGTGCCTCTTCCTGTTGCTGA
- the LOC100671103 gene encoding keratin-associated protein 4-11-like isoform X3, which yields MVNSCCGSVCSDQGCGQDLCQETCCHPSCCQTTCYRTTCCRPSCCVSSCCRPQCCQSVCCQPTCCRPNCCISSCCRPSCCISSCRPSCCVSSCCRPSCSVSSCYRPQCCQSTCCQPTCCQPTCCISSCCHPSSFSCHTTCYRPTCVISTCPRPTCCASSCC from the exons ATGGTCAACTCCTGTTGTGGCTCCGTCTGTTCTGACCAGGGCTGTGGCCAAGATCTCTGCCAGGAGACTTGCTGCCACCCCAGCTGCTGCCAGACCACCTGCTACAGGACCACCTGCTGCCGCCCTAGCTGCTGTGTGTCCAGCTGCTGCAGGCCACAGTGCTGCCAGTCCGTGTGCTGCCAGCCTACCTGCTGCAGGCCCAATTGCTGCATTTCTAGCTGCTGCCGCCCCAGTTGTTGCATTTCTAGCTGCCGCCCCAGCTGTTGTGTGTCCAGCTGTTGCAGGCCCAGCTGCTCTGTGTCCAGCTGCTACAGGCCCCAGTGCTGCCAGTCCACCTGCTGCCAGCCCACCTGCTGCCAACCCACCTGCTGCATCTCCAGCTGCTGCCACCCCTCCAGCT TCTCCTGCCACACCACTTGCTATCGCCCAACCTGTGTCATCTCCACCTGCCCCCGTCCCACCTGCTGTGCCTCTTCCTGTTGCTGA
- the LOC100671103 gene encoding keratin-associated protein 4-11-like isoform X1, translating to MVNSCCGSVCSDQGCGQDLCQETCCHPSCCQTTCYRTTCCRPSCCVSSCCRPQCCQSVCCQPTCCRPNCCISSCCRPSCCISSCRPSCCVSSCCRPSCSVSSCYRPQCCQSTCCQPTCCQPTCCISSCCHPSSCGSSCCRPSCCGSSSCGSSCCRPCCCFRPVSGQVSCHTTCYRPTCVISTCPRPTCCASSCC from the coding sequence ATGGTCAACTCCTGTTGTGGCTCCGTCTGTTCTGACCAGGGCTGTGGCCAAGATCTCTGCCAGGAGACTTGCTGCCACCCCAGCTGCTGCCAGACCACCTGCTACAGGACCACCTGCTGCCGCCCTAGCTGCTGTGTGTCCAGCTGCTGCAGGCCACAGTGCTGCCAGTCCGTGTGCTGCCAGCCTACCTGCTGCAGGCCCAATTGCTGCATTTCTAGCTGCTGCCGCCCCAGTTGTTGCATTTCTAGCTGCCGCCCCAGCTGTTGTGTGTCCAGCTGTTGCAGGCCCAGCTGCTCTGTGTCCAGCTGCTACAGGCCCCAGTGCTGCCAGTCCACCTGCTGCCAGCCCACCTGCTGCCAACCCACCTGCTGCATCTCCAGCTGCTGCCACCCCTCCAGCTGTGGCTCCAGCTGTTGCCGCCCCTCCTGCTGTGGTTCTAGCTCCTGTGGCTCCAGCTGCTGCCGCCCCTGCTGCTGCTTCCGCCCAGTCTCTGGCCAAGTCTCCTGCCACACCACTTGCTATCGCCCAACCTGTGTCATCTCCACCTGCCCCCGTCCCACCTGCTGTGCCTCTTCCTGTTGCTGA
- the LOC100670536 gene encoding keratin-associated protein 4-11-like isoform X1 translates to MVNSCCGSVCSDQGCGQDLCQETCCHPSCCQTTCSRTTCCRPSCCVSSCCRPSCCVSSCCRPSCCVSSCCHPVCCQTTCRPNCCVPSCCKPQCCQSVCSQPTCCHPSCCHPSSCGSSCCRPSCCFRPVCGQVSCHTTCYRPTCVISTCPRPTCCASSCC, encoded by the coding sequence ATGGTCAACTCCTGTTGTGGCTCCGTCTGCTCTGACCAGGGCTGTGGCCAAGACCTCTGCCAGGAGACTTGCTGCCACCCCAGCTGCTGCCAGACTACCTGCAGCAGGACCACATGCTGCCGCCCCAGCTGCTGTGTGTCTAGCTGCTGCCGCCCCAGTTGCTGTGTGTCCAGCTGCTGCCGCCCCAGTTGCTGTGTGTCCAGCTGTTGCCACCCAGTCTGCTGCCAGACCACCTGCCGCCCCAACTGCTGTGTGCCCAGCTGTTGCAAGCCCCAGTGCTGTCAGTCTGTGTGCAGCCAACCCACCTGCTGCCATCCCAGCTGCTGCCACCCCTCCAGCTGTGGCTCCAGCTGTTGCCGCCCCTCCTGTTGCTTCCGCCCAGTCTGCGGCCAAGTCTCCTGCCACACCACTTGCTATCGCCCAACCTGTGTCATCTCCACCTGCCCCCGTCCCACCTGCTGTGCCTCTTCCTGTTGCTGA
- the LOC100670536 gene encoding keratin-associated protein 4-7-like isoform X2, translating to MVNSCCGSVCSDQGCGQDLCQETCCHPSCCQTTCSRTTCCRPSCCVSSCCRPSCCVSSCCRPSCCVSSCCHPVCCQTTCRPNCCVPSCCKPQCCQSVCCRPSCCFRPVCGQVSCHTTCYRPTCVISTCPRPTCCASSCC from the exons ATGGTCAACTCCTGTTGTGGCTCCGTCTGCTCTGACCAGGGCTGTGGCCAAGACCTCTGCCAGGAGACTTGCTGCCACCCCAGCTGCTGCCAGACTACCTGCAGCAGGACCACATGCTGCCGCCCCAGCTGCTGTGTGTCTAGCTGCTGCCGCCCCAGTTGCTGTGTGTCCAGCTGCTGCCGCCCCAGTTGCTGTGTGTCCAGCTGTTGCCACCCAGTCTGCTGCCAGACCACCTGCCGCCCCAACTGCTGTGTGCCCAGCTGTTGCAAGCCCCAGTGCTGTCAGTCTGT CTGTTGCCGCCCCTCCTGTTGCTTCCGCCCAGTCTGCGGCCAAGTCTCCTGCCACACCACTTGCTATCGCCCAACCTGTGTCATCTCCACCTGCCCCCGTCCCACCTGCTGTGCCTCTTCCTGTTGCTGA
- the LOC100663343 gene encoding keratin-associated protein 2-1-like: MTGSCCGSTFSSLGCGGGSSQPCCPQDPCCCRPVSCQTTVCRPVTCVPRYTRAICEPCHRPVCCDPCSQQEGCCRPITCCPTSSTAVVCRPCCWVSTCCQPISVQSPCCRTPSCQPAPCSTICRSSCC, encoded by the coding sequence ATGACCGGCTCCTGCTGTGGCTCCACCTTCTCCTCCCTGGGCTGTGGGGGAGGCAGCTCCCAGCCCTGCTGTCCCCAAGACCCCTGCTGCTGTCGCCCTGTGTCCTGCCAGACCACCGTGTGCCGCCCCGTGACCTGCGTGCCACGCTACACACGTGCCATCTGTGAGCCCTGCCACAGGCCCGTCTGCTGTGACCCGTGCAGCCAGCAGGAAGGCTGCTGCCGGCCCATCACCTGCTGCCCCACGTCCTCCACGGCCGTGGTCTGCCGgccctgctgctgggtctccACCTGCTGCCAGCCCATCTCTGTGCAGTCCCCCTGCTGCCGGACGCCCAGCTGCCAGCCTGCCCCCTGCAGCACCATCTGCAGGTCCTCCTGCTGCTGA
- the LOC100663059 gene encoding keratin-associated protein 2-1-like produces the protein MTGSCCGSTFSSLSCGGGSSQPCCPQDPCCCRPVSCQTTVCRPVTCVPRYTRAICEPCHRPVCCDPCSQQEGCCRPITCCPTSSTAVVCRPCCWVSTCCQPISVQSPCCRTPSCQPAPCSTICRPSCC, from the coding sequence ATGACCGGCTCCTGCTGCGGCTCCACCTTCTCCTCCCTGAGCTGTGGAGGAGGCAGCTCCCAGCCCTGCTGTCCCCAAGACCCCTGCTGCTGTCGCCCTGTGTCCTGCCAGACCACCGTGTGCCGCCCCGTGACCTGCGTGCCACGTTACACACGTGCCATCTGTGAGCCCTGCCACAGGCCCGTCTGCTGTGACCCGTGCAGCCAGCAGGAAGGCTGCTGCCGGCCCATCACCTGCTGCCCCACGTCCTCCACGGCCGTGGTCTGCCGgccctgctgctgggtctccACCTGCTGCCAGCCCATCTCTGTGCAGTCCCCCTGCTGCCGGACGCCCAGCTGCCAACCTGCCCCCTGCAGCACCATCTGCAGGCCCTCCTGCTGCTGA